The Paenibacillus tianjinensis genome has a window encoding:
- a CDS encoding ABC transporter ATP-binding protein gives MTLEVKQLVKTYGETKVLHGISLKAASGKAFGLLGGNGAGKTTTIRSILGLLDYDAGEVQWEGMPITANRPRIGYLPEERGLYPKEKVSEQLVYFARLEGMSRAGAIQAMRRWLERLGIEEYEHKKVEQLSKGNQQKVQIISALLHDPELIILDEPFSGLDPVNSELLASVVKELIGHGKTLIFSSHQMGHVEQFCEDICILKRGRMMVSGNLMDIKRSYGRTNLLLRSERDLLPHLVSYGLPAERISVSAHEWQLEIAHEEQGNQLLQQLTRDGINLLKFEIKEPTLHEIFIEKVGEVS, from the coding sequence ATGACACTTGAAGTTAAACAATTGGTCAAAACGTATGGCGAGACAAAGGTACTGCACGGGATATCCCTGAAGGCTGCCTCGGGCAAGGCGTTCGGGCTGCTCGGCGGCAATGGTGCCGGCAAGACGACGACCATCCGCTCGATTCTCGGCCTGCTTGATTATGATGCAGGCGAGGTACAGTGGGAAGGGATGCCGATCACAGCCAACCGCCCCCGCATCGGTTACTTGCCTGAGGAACGGGGATTATACCCGAAGGAGAAGGTCAGTGAGCAGCTTGTGTATTTTGCCAGACTGGAGGGCATGAGCCGGGCCGGAGCCATCCAGGCCATGAGGCGCTGGCTGGAGCGTCTGGGAATTGAGGAATATGAGCACAAAAAAGTAGAGCAGCTCTCCAAAGGAAATCAGCAGAAGGTCCAGATTATTTCCGCCCTGCTGCATGACCCTGAGCTGATCATTCTGGATGAGCCGTTTAGCGGACTGGATCCCGTAAATTCCGAATTGCTGGCCTCTGTGGTCAAGGAGCTGATTGGTCATGGAAAAACACTGATTTTCTCCAGTCACCAGATGGGCCATGTGGAGCAATTCTGCGAGGACATCTGCATCCTGAAGCGGGGACGGATGATGGTATCCGGTAATCTGATGGATATTAAACGTTCATATGGCCGAACGAATCTTCTGCTTAGAAGTGAGCGCGACCTGTTGCCCCATCTGGTGTCCTACGGGCTGCCGGCGGAACGGATATCTGTAAGTGCCCATGAATGGCAGCTGGAAATTGCCCATGAGGAGCAGGGGAATCAGCTGCTTCAGCAGCTGACCAGAGACGGGATTAACCTGCTGAAGTTCGAGATTAAGGAACCTACGCTCCATGAGATCTTTATTGAAAAGGTAGGTGAAGTATCATGA
- the mpaP gene encoding daptide biosynthesis intramembrane metalloprotease, which translates to MESVTHLEFHETENNYFLVQHISSHRFVKLGLRETEFLRFLLSEADGEEYSGTLTETEREYMTGKFAEWGFLSHPSEAGESPAARKWSWNWKIEDLTAIKFLTVNPDEWLTALRPVIRRLLHPVTMVIYVLIIATAMGLLVNDSSIQAIPQLGAGGYVLIYIMLLLTTVVHECAHGMVCMHYGGRVTRLGAMLFYFSPAMFCDVSDTYTFKKKRHKLAVLFAGIFSQWLMTSVAMILYYSLSYNGIKVPVLLYYGLANLGLSVLNMLPLVKLDGYWMLSHALGIVNLRSKAFALLFKGLVPRKRAVQSAPSIAPSGAGRKERSILLAYGLLASLFTPCFWGWGIYSIQQRLYSLIGAVSFIVTGVLCLVLLYHAAKFAKKLASGV; encoded by the coding sequence ATGGAATCTGTTACACATCTTGAATTTCATGAGACTGAAAACAACTATTTCTTAGTTCAACATATATCCAGCCACAGGTTTGTAAAGCTGGGCCTCCGGGAGACCGAGTTCCTGCGCTTTCTGTTAAGCGAAGCGGACGGAGAAGAATATTCGGGAACACTCACTGAGACTGAACGCGAATATATGACCGGGAAGTTTGCGGAGTGGGGCTTTCTGAGCCATCCCTCCGAAGCCGGGGAGTCGCCGGCAGCGCGCAAATGGAGCTGGAACTGGAAGATAGAGGATCTGACCGCGATCAAGTTTCTGACGGTTAACCCCGATGAGTGGCTGACCGCCCTGCGTCCGGTGATCCGGCGCCTGCTTCATCCGGTTACGATGGTCATCTACGTCTTGATCATTGCAACGGCTATGGGCCTGCTGGTTAATGACTCCTCCATACAGGCTATTCCACAGCTGGGTGCAGGCGGATACGTTCTGATTTATATTATGCTGCTGTTGACGACCGTTGTTCACGAGTGTGCTCACGGCATGGTGTGCATGCATTACGGAGGGCGTGTCACCAGGCTGGGAGCGATGCTCTTCTATTTCAGCCCGGCCATGTTCTGCGATGTTAGCGACACCTATACCTTCAAGAAGAAACGGCATAAACTGGCTGTTCTGTTCGCAGGTATATTCAGCCAATGGCTGATGACTTCCGTAGCGATGATTCTTTACTACAGCTTGAGTTACAACGGGATTAAAGTGCCGGTGCTGCTATATTACGGCCTGGCAAATCTGGGACTCAGTGTACTGAACATGCTCCCTCTGGTCAAGCTGGACGGGTATTGGATGCTTAGCCACGCCCTTGGCATCGTGAATCTCCGCTCCAAGGCATTCGCCCTTCTGTTCAAAGGATTGGTGCCGCGGAAGAGGGCAGTCCAGTCAGCTCCAAGTATAGCGCCGTCAGGCGCAGGAAGGAAGGAGCGCTCCATATTGCTGGCTTACGGACTGCTCGCATCGCTGTTCACCCCATGCTTCTGGGGATGGGGAATATACAGTATCCAGCAGCGGCTGTACTCCCTGATAGGGGCAGTGAGCTTCATAGTGACCGGAGTATTATGTCTGGTTCTGCTCTACCATGCAGCCAAGTTTGCGAAGAAGCTCGCTAGCGGGGTATAG
- a CDS encoding daptide-type RiPP, which yields MNNGLGLQMELLEDVAAPGSGRDFFEGVAVGVTIAGGVVAVIALT from the coding sequence ATGAATAATGGACTGGGTTTGCAAATGGAACTGCTGGAAGATGTTGCTGCACCGGGCAGCGGAAGAGATTTCTTTGAAGGCGTGGCCGTTGGAGTGACCATCGCTGGAGGCGTAGTCGCAGTTATTGCTTTGACCTAA
- a CDS encoding daptide-type RiPP yields MMNQALALQFEEMESVTAPGDGAFLAGVGVGIAIITGTAIVVLT; encoded by the coding sequence ATGATGAATCAAGCGCTGGCTTTGCAGTTTGAGGAAATGGAATCTGTTACAGCTCCGGGAGACGGTGCATTTTTGGCGGGTGTTGGCGTAGGTATTGCGATTATTACCGGTACGGCAATTGTGGTGTTGACCTAA
- a CDS encoding daptide-type RiPP, with protein sequence MQKNLSLQFEEMEAVTAPDWKDIAIGIGIGVGIGVALT encoded by the coding sequence ATGCAAAAGAATCTTTCCCTGCAATTCGAAGAAATGGAGGCTGTAACGGCTCCGGACTGGAAGGACATCGCAATCGGTATTGGTATTGGTGTAGGTATCGGCGTAGCGCTGACTTAA
- a CDS encoding daptide-type RiPP, with protein sequence MQKNLSLQFEEMEAVTAPDWKDIAIGIGIGVGIGVALT encoded by the coding sequence ATGCAAAAGAATCTTTCCCTGCAATTCGAAGAAATGGAAGCTGTAACGGCTCCGGACTGGAAGGACATCGCAATCGGTATTGGTATCGGTGTAGGTATCGGCGTAGCGTTGACTTAA
- a CDS encoding daptide-type RiPP, with protein sequence MQKNLSLQFEEMEAVTAPDWKDIAIGIGIGVGIGVALT encoded by the coding sequence ATGCAAAAGAATCTTTCTCTGCAATTCGAAGAAATGGAAGCTGTAACAGCTCCGGACTGGAAGGACATCGCAATCGGTATTGGTATCGGTGTAGGTATCGGCGTAGCGCTGACTTAA
- the mpaD gene encoding daptide-type RiPP biosynthesis aminotransferase — translation MLTTTRQYPMVHPLKDVRLGDEVTSLAAGEGIYVQDTNGKMYIDGISGLWNVSLGYRHPGIRQAIIEQLDALPYVNPVDYSNPVTLQFAEKLLQLTPDNLTKVAFTCTGSESVELAIKLMRKYHQLRHQPHKNVITVLDKSYHGSYYGSMSASGIDQEISESYGPKVPGFLFHPVPVCRHCTPGTIAGDCLSRQLGQLEALFAREGHVMAGFMLEPIIGSGGIIPIPEAYLYRLKELCLEHDVLLAFDEVATGMGRTGKMFAFEHSGVTPDILCLSKGINSGYLPLGATLFSEAIQQAFALAGSHIEHLSTQNGNPIACAAGIATLEALEQPGMLEAVSARGQLLRSALDQALQGNPLYLEVRGKGLMIGVALRSRHRAEECLPPEELADIAGKLKRRGLIVYPFHTPGLTSGFHLFPPFIIKEEEVLEIVSIVRKVLGGR, via the coding sequence ATGTTAACGACAACCCGGCAATACCCGATGGTGCATCCGCTTAAGGATGTCCGGCTCGGAGACGAGGTTACTTCACTTGCAGCAGGGGAAGGCATCTACGTGCAGGATACGAACGGTAAAATGTATATCGACGGGATCAGCGGACTGTGGAATGTATCCCTGGGTTACCGTCATCCCGGAATACGCCAAGCGATCATAGAGCAATTGGATGCGCTGCCCTATGTGAATCCCGTGGATTACAGCAATCCGGTTACCCTGCAGTTTGCCGAGAAGCTGCTGCAGCTAACACCGGATAATCTGACTAAGGTTGCCTTCACATGCACCGGTTCGGAATCCGTGGAGCTGGCGATCAAACTAATGCGCAAATACCACCAGCTGCGGCATCAGCCGCATAAGAACGTCATCACCGTTCTGGACAAATCGTACCACGGCAGTTATTACGGCTCCATGAGCGCCAGCGGGATCGATCAGGAGATTTCTGAGAGCTATGGTCCGAAGGTACCCGGCTTCCTGTTCCATCCGGTGCCTGTGTGCAGGCATTGTACACCGGGCACCATCGCCGGGGATTGTCTGAGCAGACAACTCGGTCAGCTGGAAGCATTATTTGCCCGGGAGGGGCATGTGATGGCCGGATTCATGCTGGAGCCGATCATCGGCTCAGGGGGGATTATTCCTATTCCTGAGGCTTATCTGTATAGGCTCAAGGAACTGTGCCTGGAGCACGATGTGCTGCTTGCCTTTGATGAAGTGGCTACGGGGATGGGGCGTACGGGCAAAATGTTTGCCTTCGAGCACAGCGGGGTTACCCCTGATATTCTCTGTCTCTCCAAGGGGATTAACAGCGGCTATTTACCGCTGGGGGCCACCCTGTTCAGTGAAGCGATACAGCAAGCCTTTGCGCTTGCAGGCTCCCACATTGAGCATCTCTCCACGCAGAACGGCAATCCCATCGCTTGCGCAGCCGGAATAGCTACGCTGGAAGCGCTGGAACAGCCGGGCATGCTGGAAGCGGTAAGTGCAAGAGGACAGCTGCTTCGTTCCGCTCTGGATCAGGCGCTGCAAGGCAACCCTCTATATCTGGAGGTAAGGGGAAAAGGCCTGATGATCGGCGTTGCGCTGCGGAGCAGGCATCGTGCAGAGGAGTGTCTGCCGCCAGAGGAGCTGGCGGATATTGCCGGCAAGCTGAAGCGCCGGGGGTTAATCGTATATCCTTTCCACACACCAGGGTTAACCTCCGGGTTCCATCTGTTCCCGCCCTTCATTATCAAGGAGGAGGAGGTGCTGGAGATCGTATCGATCGTCCGGAAGGTACTGGGAGGGAGGTGA
- a CDS encoding amino acid permease, which yields MAQTELKRELANRHVQLIAIGGTIGTGLFLGSGKAIQQAGPSIMITYLIVGIAVFFVMRALGELLLSKAGYQSFTDIAGDYLGPRAAFITGWTYWFCWIMTAMADVIAVGVYVQYWFDIPQWVPAIVCLIILLGLNLLTVKNFGELEFWFALIKVITILALIGIGVILLVMGFKTDAGSVTVRNLWEHGGVFPNGVKGFLFSFQMVVFAYVGVELVGVSAAETSNPEKNIPSAINKIPLRILFFYVGALFVLLCINPWTELNASESPFVKTFSLVGIPIAAGVINFVVLTSAASACNSGMFSTSRILYNLGKNRQASAHFSKLNKNHVPGNSLFISTLVISAGALLSKLIPEQAFGIVTTISAICFIWVWGVVLVCHIKYKKTRPELQAASKFKAPLTPAINYVVLALFAAILLIMLIAEETRPALLFTPLWFVLLYILYPRPSKRVKESSIATNIE from the coding sequence ATGGCACAAACAGAATTAAAGAGAGAGCTGGCCAATCGGCATGTTCAGCTGATTGCAATCGGCGGCACAATTGGTACGGGATTATTCTTAGGCTCGGGCAAGGCGATTCAGCAGGCAGGTCCGTCAATTATGATTACGTATTTAATCGTAGGGATTGCGGTGTTTTTTGTGATGAGAGCACTGGGTGAGCTCCTGTTGTCCAAAGCGGGTTATCAGTCGTTCACGGATATTGCCGGAGATTATCTCGGACCCCGGGCCGCATTCATCACCGGATGGACTTATTGGTTCTGTTGGATTATGACGGCTATGGCGGATGTCATCGCGGTTGGCGTATATGTCCAGTATTGGTTTGATATCCCGCAGTGGGTACCTGCTATCGTCTGCCTGATCATTTTATTAGGGCTTAACTTATTGACCGTCAAAAACTTCGGCGAACTCGAGTTTTGGTTTGCTCTAATCAAAGTCATCACGATCCTCGCCTTAATTGGCATTGGGGTTATTTTACTGGTAATGGGATTTAAGACGGATGCAGGCTCAGTAACGGTACGAAATCTCTGGGAACACGGGGGCGTATTCCCGAACGGTGTTAAAGGGTTCTTATTTTCCTTCCAAATGGTAGTCTTCGCTTATGTCGGTGTAGAGCTGGTGGGCGTATCGGCGGCGGAAACCTCCAATCCCGAGAAAAACATACCGTCGGCTATCAACAAAATTCCTCTGCGGATTCTATTTTTCTATGTGGGCGCGCTTTTTGTTCTGCTATGTATCAACCCGTGGACGGAGCTCAATGCGTCGGAAAGCCCTTTTGTGAAAACCTTTAGCTTAGTAGGGATTCCAATCGCCGCCGGTGTCATTAATTTCGTCGTATTAACCTCAGCTGCTTCCGCTTGCAACAGCGGGATGTTCTCAACAAGCCGGATTCTCTATAATTTAGGCAAGAACCGGCAAGCATCCGCTCATTTTTCCAAATTGAATAAGAATCACGTACCTGGAAACTCGCTGTTCATTTCAACGCTTGTTATTTCGGCAGGCGCTCTATTGAGCAAACTTATCCCGGAGCAGGCTTTTGGAATTGTGACCACGATCAGTGCCATTTGTTTTATATGGGTTTGGGGCGTCGTGCTTGTGTGCCATATCAAATATAAGAAGACCCGGCCGGAATTGCAGGCTGCATCCAAATTCAAAGCGCCTCTAACGCCGGCAATAAATTATGTGGTTCTGGCTTTGTTTGCTGCGATTCTCCTTATTATGCTGATTGCCGAAGAAACACGTCCGGCGTTATTGTTTACTCCGCTATGGTTTGTTCTCTTATATATCTTGTATCCAAGACCAAGCAAAAGGGTGAAGGAAAGCAGTATAGCGACGAATATCGAATAG